A window from Bufo bufo chromosome 1, aBufBuf1.1, whole genome shotgun sequence encodes these proteins:
- the LOC120992507 gene encoding uncharacterized protein LOC120992507, protein MSSLTFSYNQEETASILSQVTLPTDFLQTPASELRARDYERESRKLLNHELHCVTLAEYVRAQRIPRGLRMSTRPTIFKEDKTFCDQFEQILNKCSFDLMTLTISHLQKSIISIKESITAAEQQLRTTLAPEALTQLQDRLTSTLANHRKESEAAKRKKFLRDSEDYRNNRVYRWQESYFSQNRRRSSSQVSSGSSTDTNMESSRSTGFLGRRTQGRNRYGGVDNQRGRATVTTRSQMH, encoded by the exons ATGTCAAGCCTGACCTTTTCTTACAATCAAGAAGAGACTGCTTCCATTCTGTCTCAAGTTACCTTACCTACAGATTTTCTACAGACTCCGGCATCCGAGCTGAGAGCACGGGATTATGAACGCGAATCGAGAAAATTACTAAACCATGAATTACACTGCGTCACTTTAGCAGAGTATGTACGAGCTCAGAGGATCCCGAGGGGTCTCCGCATGTCTACCCGACCTACAATCTTCAAGGAAGATAAAACCTTCTGCGACCAATTTGAACAAATATTAAATAAATGTTCTTTTGATTTGATGACATTGACCATATCACATTTGCAAAAATCCATAATCTCGATTAAGGAATCCATTACTGCAGCAGAACAGCAGCTCAGGACGACATTAGCACCAGAAGCCCTTACTCAACTACAAGATCGACTAACATCCACTCTGGCAAATCACAGAAAAGAATCAgaggcagcaaagagaaaaaaattctTGAGAGATTCGGAAGATTACAGAAACAATCGCGTATACAGATGGCAGGAATCCTACTTCTCACAAAACCGCAGGAGATCATCTTCACAAGTTTCCTCAGGTTCCAGTACAGACACCAATATGGAATCTTCTCGATCAACCGGTTTTTTAGGCCGACGCACACAAGGCAGAAACCGATACGGAGGGGTGGACAATCAAAGAGGACGAGCGACAGTCACGACGCGCTCACAG aTGCACTAA
- the LOC120992497 gene encoding uncharacterized protein LOC120992497, which produces MSSLTFSYNQEETASILSQVTLPTDFLQTPASELRARDYERESRKLLNHELHCVTLAEYVRAQRIPRGLRMSTRPTIFKEDKTFCDQFEQILNKCSFDLMTLTISHLQKSIISIKESITAAEQQLRTTLAPEALTQLQDRLTSTLANHRKESEAAKRKKFLRDSEDYRNNRVYRWQESYFSQNRRRSSSQVSSGSSTDTNMESSRSTGFLGRRTQGRNRYGGVDNQRGRATVTTRSQMH; this is translated from the coding sequence ATGTCAAGCCTGACCTTTTCTTACAATCAAGAAGAGACTGCTTCCATTCTGTCTCAAGTTACCTTACCTACAGATTTTCTACAGACTCCGGCATCCGAGCTGAGAGCACGGGATTATGAACGCGAATCGAGAAAATTACTAAACCATGAATTACACTGCGTCACTTTAGCAGAGTATGTACGAGCTCAGAGGATCCCGAGGGGTCTCCGCATGTCTACCCGACCTACAATCTTCAAGGAAGATAAAACCTTCTGCGACCAATTTGAACAAATATTAAATAAATGTTCTTTTGATTTGATGACATTGACCATATCACATTTGCAAAAATCCATAATCTCGATTAAGGAATCCATTACTGCAGCAGAACAGCAGCTCAGGACGACATTAGCACCAGAAGCCCTTACTCAACTACAAGATCGACTAACATCCACTCTGGCAAATCACAGAAAAGAATCAgaggcagcaaagagaaaaaaattctTGAGAGATTCGGAAGATTACAGAAACAATCGCGTATACAGATGGCAGGAATCCTACTTCTCACAAAACCGCAGGAGATCATCTTCACAAGTTTCCTCAGGTTCCAGTACAGACACCAATATGGAATCTTCTCGATCAACCGGTTTTTTAGGCCGACGCACACAAGGCAGAAACCGATACGGAGGGGTGGACAATCAAAGAGGACGAGCGACAGTCACGACGCGCTCACAG